A region of the Gemmatimonadales bacterium genome:
CCGAGCAGCGGAAATGCGCGCTGGCGCGACTCCTTCCGATGCAGCGCGGTGATTTCGAATCGATCTTCCGCGCCATGGAGGGATTCCCGGTCACGATCCGCCTCCTCGATCCGCCGCTGCACGAGTTCCTCCCCAAGGACGAGGAGGAGATGCAGCGGCTCGCCGACGAGCTCGATCAGCCGATCGAGCGGATTCGTCACGTGGTCGCGTCGATGCACGAACAGAATCCGATGCTCGGCCTCCGCGGTTGCCGCCTCGGCATCACCTACCCCGAGATCACCGCGATGCAGGCCCGCGCGATCTTCGAGGCGGCGTGCACCGTGGCGGCGCGCAAGGGACGCGTCATGCCGGAAGTGATGATCCCGCTCGTTGCTACGACCGTCGAGTTCCGCCGGCAGGCACTGCTGGTGCGGCAGACCGCCGAGGCGGTTTTCCAGGAGCGGCAGCTCACCGTGCCGTACCTCATCGGCACGATGATCGAACTCCCGCGCGCCGCCCTCACCGCCGACGAGATCGCCCGCGAGGCGCAGTTCTTTTCGTTCGGGACCAACGACCTTACCCAGACCACCTGGGGGCTTTCCCGTGACGACGCGGGGCGCTTCCTGCCACATTACATCGAGAGCGGCATCGTCGAGGCCGACCCCTTCCAGGTTCTCGACCAGGTGGGCGTCGGCAAGCTCATCCGCATGGCGTCGGAATTGGGCCGCGCCACGCGCGCCGATCTCAAGCTCGGGATCTGCGGTGAGCACGGCGGTGACCCGAGCTCGATCGCCTTCTGCGAGACCCTCAAGATGAACTACGTCTCCTGCTCGCCGTTCCGGGTGCCGATCGCACGATTGTCCGCGGCGCAGGCTGCGCTCGCGGCGCGCGGCACCGTCGACCGAACCAAGGCCACCGTATGACGGCACCGCTCGTCGGAGTGGTGATGGGCAGCGATTCGGACTGGAAGGTGATGCAGCACGCGGCGGCACGGTTGCTTGAGTTCGGCGTTCCCTACGAGACGCAGGTCGTCTCGGCGCACCGGACCCCCGACCTCCTCTTCTCGTACGCTGCAGAGGCAGAATCGCGCGGCCTGCGCTGCATCATCGCCGGCGCAGGTGGCGCGGCGCACCTCCCCGGAATGCTCGCCGCCAAGACGACCGTTCCGGTCCTCGGCGTGCCGATCCCCAGCAAGCATCTCAAGGGACTCGACTCGCTCCTCTCCATCGTGCAGATGCCGAACGGCGTCCCGGTGGCGACCTTCGCGATCGGCGAGGCCGGCGCTCACAACGCGGCGCTCTTCGCCGTCGGCGTCCTCGCAGCCGGCGATCCGGCACTTGCCCAGCGGCTCCACTCCTTCCGCGAAGGCCTCGACGCAAAGGTTCGCGCCCTGTCGCTCCCCGACATTTCGTGATCCGCCCCGGCGCGACGCTCGGCGTGCTCGGCGGCGGGCAACTCGGCCGGATGTTCACCGCCGAGGCGCAACGGATGGGATTCAAGGTGATGACCCTCGATCCCGATCCCGACGCTCCCGCAGGCCAGATCGCCGACTTCCACCTCTGTCGCAAATGGACCGACGGCGATGCGCTCGACGAACTGGCACGCACCTGTGCCGCGATCACCACCGAATTCGAGAACGTTCCCGCTGATGTATTGCGCGCACTCTCGGCGCATCGGCCAGTGCACCCGAGTGGCGATGCAGTCGCGGTGACGCAGGACCGGATCCGCGAGAAGTCGTTTCTCAATCGCCATGGAATTGCTACGGTCGCATGGGCCGAGATCAACGGACCGGATGACTTTGACCGCGCGTGGAATGCGATTGGCAGCGGCGTCGGAGTCCTCAAGACCTGCCAGCTGGGCTACGACGGCAAGGGCCAGGTCGTCGTCACGTCGCGCGAACCACTCGCCGACGCGCACAAGGCTGTCGGCAACGGCGCGAGCATCCTTGAACAGCGTGTCGCGCTCGAGCGCGAAGTGTCGATCATGGTTGCACGCGGTACCGATGGCGCGATCGCGAGCTGGCCCCTCGCCGAGAATGTGCATCGCAACGGGATACTCCATTCGAGCGTGGTGCGGGCCCGCGTACCGGATGCGCTCGCCGAATCGGCGCGGGCGATCGCCGCCAAGGTCGTGACGGCGCTCGAGTATGTGGGAGTGATGGGTGTCGAGTTCTTCGTGGTCGATGGCCGGCTATTGGTCAACGAACTCGCGCCGCGCCCGCACAACAGCGGACACTGGACCCTCGACGCGTCGGTGACGTCACAGTTCGAGCAGCAGGCGCGTGCCCTCGCCGGCCTCCCCCTCGGCGACACGTCGGCGATTTCGCCGGTCGCAATGATCAACATCCTCGGCGATCTCTGGAGCAACGGCGAACCGCCGTGGGACAAAGCGCTCGCGATGCCGGGAGTGCGGCTCCATCTCTACGGCAAGAAAGCACCGCGCCCAGGACGCAAGATGGGGCACCTCACCGTGATCGCGAATACTCCCGATGACGCGTTGGCTATCGGGCTTGCGGCGTGGCGCGCCCTGGGTGGCGCGGCGTAGCAGATCGTCTGACTCTGACGGTACATTCCGCCATGCCCCGCGGAACCTCGATCCACATGCTTGCACTGATCTCGTTCGCCGCTGCTGCCGCGGCCGCCGCCCAGGGCGACACTCCCCGCGAACTTGTCACCGCCATCGTGGTAGGCCGCACCGAGACAGCGCAACTCTCCCTCAGCTGGGATGGAGCGCTCGCCGATGGCGGGCCACTTCTCGGCCACTCTATCCCGCTCGACACTCTGTGGGGGATCGGTTCGACCGCGCCACCGGTCCTGACCACCACGCTGCCGCTGCGACTCGGAGCGCTTCAGATCCCGGCCGGTTCGTTCAATCTCTGGGCCAGGATCACCGCGGATTCGGCGACGCTGGTCGTGACGAGCGGTGGAGGCGACAACGCTCGGACGTTCAACCCGGGACTCGTGATCGGTACCGCGCCACTCACCGCCGATTCATCAAGCGCGCCGGTCCTGCGGCTCACGATGCTGGTCAGGATCCAGCGCGTCGGACCCGACACCAACGGCGTCGAATCCGATCGGAGCGGGCGTCATGCGACGATCATTCTGCACCCCGGAACGGTCGCGACGCTGATCATCGCGTGGGGCGATTCAGGTGGTCGGTGCCGCTGTCGGCGTTGTAGCCTCGGTGAGGATGAACGCGTAGTCGGTCGCAATCTCCCGCAGCCGGTCGTATCGCCCCGATGCTCCGCCGTGCCCCGCGCCCATGTTGGTCAGCAGGAGCAGCGGCGTCGATCCCTCCTTGAACTCCCGCAGCTTTGCCACGTACTTCGCCGGCTCCCAGTACATCACTTGCGAATCGTTGAGCGACGTCCGCACCAGGATCGCCGGATACCGCGCCTTGCGCAGGTTGAGATACGGATCGTACGCGCGCATCCAGCCGAACTGCTCGGCGATCGCCGGATTGCCCCACTCCTCATACTCGCCGACGGTGAGCGGCAGCGACGGATCCGACATCGTGTTGATCACGTCGACGAACGGCACCTGGCTCACCACGGCGCGGAAGAGGTCGGGACGAAGATTCGTCACCGCCCCCATCAGGAGCCCGCCGGCACTCCCCCCTTCGATCACCAATGCATCGCGCGCGACGATGCCACGCTCGATCAACGACTCCGCCGCCTCGATGAAGTCGGTGAAGGTGTTCATCTTCTCTTCCATCCGGCCGGCATCGTGCCACTTCTTCCCCAGTTCGCCGCCGCCGCGGATGTGGGCGATCGCGACCACCATCCCGCGATCGAGCAGCGAGAGCCGATTCGACGAAAACGCCACTGGATAGGAGTACCCGTACGATCCGTAGCCGTGTAGCAGGCACGGCGCGAGATGGCCGGTGTCGCGGCGGCGCACGATCGACACCGGAATCGACGTACCGTCGGCAGCGGTGGCGTGGATCCGCTCGGAGACGTATGCGGAGGAATCGTATCCGCCGACCACTTCCTGCTGCTTGAGGAGGGTCCGGTCGTCACTGTCGAGATCGCAGTCGAAGACCGACGACGGCGTGACGAGCGACTGATAGCCGATGCGGATCCGGTCGACGTCCCACTCGGGATTGGAGTGGAGGTATGCCTCGTATGCCGGTTCCGGAAACGTCATCCGGCGCCATCCTGGCGCATCGACCCTCGCCACCGCGATCTGCGGAACGCCGTCCTCCCGTTCACTCACCACGAGGTGCCGCGCAAAGCAGTCGTGTCCTTCGATCATCACCGTGTCGCGGTGCGCAAGGATTTCGCGGAACCGTTCCCGTCGCACATCGCCAACGGGTGCCGTCACCAGCCGGAAGTTGCGGCCGGTGTCGTTGATCCGGATAACAAACACATCGCGGTACGGCTCCGGATTCGACGGCCAGATGAAATGATCGATGTCGTATTCGATCTCCGCCTCGCGCGGGAGCAACGTTTGCCACGAAGCCGCGCCGCCGGCCGCCGGCAACACGCGTGTCTCGCTGGTGGTGTGGCTGCCGCAATGCAGGACGAGCCACGCGCGGCTCCTCGTGCGCCCGACGTGAACGCCGAACGCCTCGTCATCCTCCTGGTAGATCAGCGTGTCAGCCGGCTCGCCAAAACGATGGCGCCAGAGCTGGTGTGACCGCTTGGTCACTTCGTCTTCAACGGTGTAGAAGAGTTCGCGGCCGTTGGTGGTCCACGCGATCGAGGTCACCCGTTCCCGGCGCAGGCCGAGGAGGTCGCCGGTTGCGAGGTCCTTGACCTCGAGGGTGTACTGCCGAAAGCCGGTCTCGTCGGTGGAATAGGCAAGGAATCGCGCATCATCGCTCACGACGTAATCGCCCAGCGCCATGAACGGCTTCCCGGCTGCGAGGAGATTCAGGTCCAGGACGATCTCTTCGGCGCCGCTGTCCATCGACTCACGCCGCCGGCACTGGATCCCGTACTGCTTCCCTTCCTCGGTCCGCGTGTAGTACCAGTAACCATCGCGGCGGACGGGGACCGAGAGGTCGGTCTCCTTGATCCGGCCGAGCATCTCGCGATAGAGGGTCTCCTGGAGCGAATCTGTCGGAGCGAGCACCTCGTTGGCGTACGCGTTCTCGGCTTCGAGGTAGGCAATCGTCGCCGGATCGTCCTTGTCGCGGAGCCAGGCGAAGTCGTCGGTGAAGGTCTCGCCGTGGCGAGTGGTGGATGCAGGATGGCGTGGAGCGCGGGGTGGAGTCGGCATGTCGAAATCTAGCAAGCGCTGGAATTGATTCGACTCGCGGAAGCCTCCCGACCCTTGCGTTTTCTAGTACCCGCCCCCGGATCCGCTCGAAGTATCTTGCTCCCGTCGGCGTTCACAGCGCCCCGTTGCTGCCGGGCACGGAGGTAAGATGTCGGACGATATGGGACTCCTCAGAATCGATGTAACGGTGGAGAATCAGTTGCGCCCGGGGGAGTCACGCCTGCTGCACGGCGTACTGGTCGACACCGGCGCGGAACTCAGCTGGGTCCCGAAAGGGATCCTGGAATCACTCGGCATCGAGCGCGTCAAGCAGATCGCTTTCCGCCAGGCCGATGGCTCGAGGCTCGAACGCTGGATCGGCTTCGGGATTCTCCGCGCCGCCGGCGCAGTGACGATCGACGAGATCGTCTTCGGCGAGCCGCGGGACCTCGTCCTCCTCGGCGCGCGGTCACTTGAGGGAATGAACCTCAAGGTCGACCTGGTCGAACGCCGACTCGTCGCCGGCGGCCCCATCATCGTCGCCGCAGCGGCGCCGAGTCCACCTCACTCGACCCGCGATTCAACACTTTCGGGTCGCGGTCGAACCCTTTCGGGTCCGAACCCGGCACATTCACTTCGCTATCCGAGAGAAGAGTTCACGTTCCAGCCCCATTCGATTCGCTATCCCACTCACGCGGGTCCGAGGCGAACTCGCTCAGCGCCGTGTCGCACTCACTCGGCTCCGTGTCGCACTCACTCAAGCCCGTGTCGGGCTCACTCAGCGTCCGTTGCCACTCATTTGGTCCCGACGCACGCTCACTCGGCTCCGTGGTCGACTCACTTGGCTCTGTGTCGCCCTCACTTTGTCATGAGTCGCGCTCGTTAGGTCCTGTTACGGGCTCATTCAGGTCGCTGTCGCACTCACTCGGGCTTGTTTCACCGATATTCAGTCCCCTCGCACGGCCATTCAGTCCTGCGCGACGCGAAGCGGTGGCCTTACCGCCTCATTCGGGTCGCTGTCACACCCATTCGGTCCTGCGCCGACAGAAGCGGTGCCGTGACAGACTCATTCAACCCGGTGTCAAGTTCACTCAGGCCCAAGTCAGACTCACTCAGGTCTGAGTCACACTCACTCGGGTCCGAGTCACACTCACTCAGGGCCCCGTCGCGCTGACTCACGACGTGGTCGCGTCTCTCCGGTCTCGCGTCCCCGCCGATCGCTCCCATCTCACCCTCGTTCACGGCTGCGCCACCGCCGGCGAGCCGCTTCCCGACCAATCCGATCGCCGCACCGATCAGTTAAGCACCAAGCGCCACCCCGTCAGGAGTGGCGCTCAGCTGTTCAGTGGAGGCGCAGGGAATCGAACCCTGGTCCGAATCAGCGTCCGAGACCGCATCTACGTGCGTAGGCTTCGCTTCAAGCTGAGCATCGGACCGGGGCGAAGCCACCCTTTCCGACACCTACCTCCGTCAGAGCTCAGGTTCTGGAGTGGAGGACTCCAGCGCCCTATCCCGGATTGTCGATCCCGTAACGCCGTCCCGGAAAGGCCTCGTTACAGGAGGAGCGTGAAGCGAGCGTTAGCTCAGCTTACGCAGCCATCGCCAGATCAGTGTTGGCAATTGTGTTTTTCCGACAGGATTTACCAGGATATCGGACCTGGGCACGCGACGATGTCTTCTACCAACCCGTCGAAGCCGATCGCCCCCGTAGAGCCGAAACTACCCGCCCGGCCGGAAAGTTCCTAGTTTTCTCCCGTTCCTCCCCACATAACCCGGATTTCGAGCCCACGATGCGTTTTTCCGTCGCTCCGCTGGCGCTGGCCGCCACTATGGCGATTTCGCCCTCTCCGGCGGCCGCACAGTCCCTCCCGCTGCGGCAGTCACATCTCGACGCCTCTGCCCGCGACGCCAAATTCGACCTCCCCCTCGACTCGACCTCCGACGCCCGCTGGCTCGGCGGCGGTGCCGGCGCGCCCCGATGGGACGTGGAGGGCCAGTGGGCCTATTTCACCTACGACACCACCGTCCGGGTGACCAGCGCGGTGGCACCCGAAGCGCAGTGGTGGCGCGTCTCGCGCGACGGGAAGAAGGTCGAACCGGTCGCCCGGGATCTCGCGACGCGGATCCCCGCCAACCCCGCCCGCAGTCGCGACGGATCGCGCGCCACCTGGTTCGCGCGCGGAGAATTGCGGTACTGGGAGCGTGGAAAGGGTGATCGAACGCTGCAGGTCCGCAGCGACGCCGTCTCTCCCTCCTGGTCCCCCGACGAACGCGAGATCCGCTTCACC
Encoded here:
- a CDS encoding S9 family peptidase produces the protein MPTPPRAPRHPASTTRHGETFTDDFAWLRDKDDPATIAYLEAENAYANEVLAPTDSLQETLYREMLGRIKETDLSVPVRRDGYWYYTRTEEGKQYGIQCRRRESMDSGAEEIVLDLNLLAAGKPFMALGDYVVSDDARFLAYSTDETGFRQYTLEVKDLATGDLLGLRRERVTSIAWTTNGRELFYTVEDEVTKRSHQLWRHRFGEPADTLIYQEDDEAFGVHVGRTRSRAWLVLHCGSHTTSETRVLPAAGGAASWQTLLPREAEIEYDIDHFIWPSNPEPYRDVFVIRINDTGRNFRLVTAPVGDVRRERFREILAHRDTVMIEGHDCFARHLVVSEREDGVPQIAVARVDAPGWRRMTFPEPAYEAYLHSNPEWDVDRIRIGYQSLVTPSSVFDCDLDSDDRTLLKQQEVVGGYDSSAYVSERIHATAADGTSIPVSIVRRRDTGHLAPCLLHGYGSYGYSYPVAFSSNRLSLLDRGMVVAIAHIRGGGELGKKWHDAGRMEEKMNTFTDFIEAAESLIERGIVARDALVIEGGSAGGLLMGAVTNLRPDLFRAVVSQVPFVDVINTMSDPSLPLTVGEYEEWGNPAIAEQFGWMRAYDPYLNLRKARYPAILVRTSLNDSQVMYWEPAKYVAKLREFKEGSTPLLLLTNMGAGHGGASGRYDRLREIATDYAFILTEATTPTAAPTT
- the purE gene encoding 5-(carboxyamino)imidazole ribonucleotide mutase, whose amino-acid sequence is MTAPLVGVVMGSDSDWKVMQHAAARLLEFGVPYETQVVSAHRTPDLLFSYAAEAESRGLRCIIAGAGGAAHLPGMLAAKTTVPVLGVPIPSKHLKGLDSLLSIVQMPNGVPVATFAIGEAGAHNAALFAVGVLAAGDPALAQRLHSFREGLDAKVRALSLPDIS
- a CDS encoding 5-(carboxyamino)imidazole ribonucleotide synthase, encoding MIRPGATLGVLGGGQLGRMFTAEAQRMGFKVMTLDPDPDAPAGQIADFHLCRKWTDGDALDELARTCAAITTEFENVPADVLRALSAHRPVHPSGDAVAVTQDRIREKSFLNRHGIATVAWAEINGPDDFDRAWNAIGSGVGVLKTCQLGYDGKGQVVVTSREPLADAHKAVGNGASILEQRVALEREVSIMVARGTDGAIASWPLAENVHRNGILHSSVVRARVPDALAESARAIAAKVVTALEYVGVMGVEFFVVDGRLLVNELAPRPHNSGHWTLDASVTSQFEQQARALAGLPLGDTSAISPVAMINILGDLWSNGEPPWDKALAMPGVRLHLYGKKAPRPGRKMGHLTVIANTPDDALAIGLAAWRALGGAA